The Gemmatimonas aurantiaca T-27 DNA segment ATTCTCGAGTATCGGTTGTCGCCATTGTACGTCTCCGTGCACGCGACGCCGTGGGAATCTCGCAAGCTGCTGCTCAACAACCCCCGGGTGCCCAACATCATCGAACAGCTCACGCGGCTGGCCGAGGGGGGCATTCAGTTTCATTGCCAGATGGTCATCGTGCCGGGGCTGAACGACGGGGATGTACTCGAGCAGTCACTGACCGATTTGTGGAATCTCGGCGATGCCGTGCTTTCCATCGCGCTGGTACCGGTAGGTGTGACGCAGTTTTCGCATCTGTATACGGGCAAGCCGATGGATCAGGCCAACGCCGCCAGGATTCTCGACGCGGTGCATCGGTGGGAGGATCGTGCGCTCGAGGAGCGTGACGATCGGTGGGTGTTTGGCTCAGACGAGTTGTATCTGCTGGCCGAGTCCCCGCTCCCCGATGTGGAGCACTACGGCGAGTTTGCGCAGATCGAGAACGGTGTCGGCGCCGTCACCACATTGCGGGCTCGGGTGACCGAGGGGCTTTCGCAGTTGCCGCGTCTCGACGGTCGCCGCATTGGCGTGGTGACTGGAGTGTCCATGCGGGCCCTCATGCCACCCTTGCTCGAACAGTTGACCGAAGCGACCGGGGCGCATTTCAAGCTGATCATCGCCGAGAATTCGCTGTTCGGTCCGACCACCACCACCGCCGGGTTGCTGGTGGGCGCCGACATCCGTCGGGCGCTCGAGGGGCAGGTCGATCTCGATCTGGCCCTGATCCCGGCCGAGTGCATCAACGACAACGGACTTTTCCTCGACGAAGAGTCGTTCATTGCCGTGCGGGAATCGCTCCCGATGCCTGTTTATCCATCTTACGATTTCATCGACGCGCTCGTCCCCGAAGGAGTTTCCGACGGGGATGCGGCGGTGCGATCCGCTGCCTGAGCATTCAGAGTTCCGATGAGTCTTCCAGTTGTTGCCGTGGTGGGACGCCCCAATGTTGGCAAGTCGCATCTGTTCAACCGTGTGATCGGTGAAGCCACGGCCATCGTCAGTGACGAGGCAGGTACGACGCGCGATCGCCATTTCGGTGAAGCCGAATGGGCGGGCCGTCAATTTTGGCTGGTCGATACCGGCGGTCTGGTGGAGGATTCCCACCTGCTCATGGACACGGCGATTCGCCGCCAGGTGATGCAGGCTATCGAAGAAGCGGACCTGATGCTGTTTGTGGTGGACGCCAAGGTGGGTGTGCATCCGAGTGACGCCCGCATTGTGGATATCCTGCGCAATTCGCAGAAACCGTGGATGCTGGTGGCCAACAAGGTCGATGATCCGGCCAGCACCGATTTCTATGAGTTCTTCCGATTGGGGGTCACCGACGTGTACCCGGTGTCGGCGCAGAACGGCAAAGGCTCCGGTGACTTGCTCGATGCCGTAGTTGCCAACATTCCAGAGGTCGAGGAAGAAGAACGTGATGCGGTTCGCGTGGCCGTTATTGGCCGCCCGAATGTGGGCAAGTCGTCGTTTGTGAATCGCCTGCTTGGTGAAGATCGACTGGTCGTGTCCGACGAGTCGGGCACCACGCGCGATGCCATCGACGCGCCCATGCGCTATCACGACACGGACCTCGTGTTCGTCGACACCGCTGGTCTGCGCCGGCAGTCGCGCATCGATGACGGTGTCGAGTTCTACTCGGCGCTGCGTACTCGGCGTGCCATTGATTCGTCGGATGTGTGCATCCTGATGATCGATGCCACCGAAGGGCTGCAGAATCAGGATCTCAAGATTGCGACGATGGCTTGGGAAGCGGGCCGCGGCCTGATCCTGGTCATCAACAAGTGGGACCTGTACGAGGACAAGACCGACAAGAGCGCGGACAAGTTCAAGAAGGAGGCTGTGGAAAAAGTCCCCTATCTCAAATTTGTGCCGTTCCTGTTCACGTCCGCGATTTCAGGGCAGCGGGTGACCAAGGTGCTGGACATCGTGCTGTCGGTGCAGGAGCAGCGCACGCGTCGTATCAGCACATCGGAAGTGAACGATGCGCTGGGTGATCTGCTGGCGCGCCTCCAGCCGCCGCAGGCCGCAGGTCGTGAAGTGAAGCTCAACTACGCCACGCAGGTGGAGATCGAGCCGCCGACCATCGCCGTGTTCGGCAATAACCCCGAGGCCATTCCAGAGCACTACGTGCGCTTTTTGCACAATGGCTTCCGTGAGCGCTGGGGATTCACCGGCGCGCCGCTTCGCATCATCCTGCGGAGAAAGAACTCGTGAGTTCGTCGCCGGCCATGATCGCGCTTGCCTTGGTGGTGGCGTACGTCGCCGGCTCATTTCCCACAGCCTACCTGGTTGGTCGAGCCAATGGTGTCGACCTCCGCACGGTTGGCTCTGGGAACCTCGGTGCCACCAACGTGCAGCGCACGTTGGGGTGGCGCTGGGGGTTGTTGGTGTATGTGGTGGACTTCCTGAAGGGCTGGTTGCCGACGCTGCTGCTGCCCGGAGCCTTGGGTATTGCAGGTGGGTGGCCGTGGGGTGTGGCCATTGGTGTGGCGGCCATTGCGGGGCATGTGAAGCCGGTGTTCCTGATGGGCAAAGGCGGCGGCAAGGGTGTCGCCACGGCGAGCGGCGTGTTCATGGCGCTCGCTCCCACCGCGACACTGGGCGCCATCGCGGCCTTCATCGTGATCGTGGCGATAACGCGCTATGTGTCACTGGGATCATTGGTTGGCGCACTGTGTCTCGCGTTGATTCTCCTCTTCCAGGCGAGAGCGGTCACGCCTCTCGTGGCGGTGGGATTCACCATCGCCGCATTCGTTTTCTGGACACATCGCGAGAATGTGAAGCGATTGATGCGCGGTGAAGAACGCCGCATCGGTCGCGCGTCAACGCCAAACGGAGCGACTTGATGTCGACGGAATCAGGGTCTCCCATTCGTTGTGCGGTGATCGGTGCCGGCGCATGGGGCACAGCCATCGCCGACCGTCTGGCCCGCAACGGCCATGCCGTGACGCTGTGGGCGCGCGAAGCGGACGTTGTCGAAAGTGTGAATACGCGCCACGAGAACGCGCGATTCCTCGCCGGTGCCACGCTGCACAGCAGATTGCGGGCGTCCTCCGATATGGCAGACGCCCTGCGAGGCGCCTCGTTGGTGGTGTACGCTGCGCCTTCGCATGTGCTGCGTCCGGTGGTCGCCAGCGGGGCCACGTATGTGGAAAACCATGCGGTGCTGTCGGTGGCCACCAAGGGCATCGAACGGGAAACGCTCGCGCTGATGACCGATGTCGTGGCCAGTGAAGCGCCCGGTCGTGCCGTCGTAGCCATCAGCGGGCCGAGCTTCGCGGTGGAAGTGGCAGCGCAACAACCCACTGCTGTCGTGGCCGCGTGTGACGATGTGAGCGCCGCGACCTTTGTGCAGTCTGCGATGAGCGCACCGGAGTTTCGTGTCTACACCAGCGATGATGTGATCGGTGTGGAACTTGGCGGCGCACTCAAAAACGTGATGGCCCTGGCCACGGGCATTCTTGATGGACTGGGTTTGGGGTACAATCCTCGCGCCGCGCTGATGACACGAGGCCTCGCCGAGATGACGCGACTTGGTGTGGCGATCGGTGCGCGGGCGGAGACCTTTGCCGGGCTGGCCGGCCTGGGTGATCTGGTACTGACGTGCACCGGCGCGTTGTCACGCAACCGCGCCGTTGGCGTGGCGATTGGTGAAGGGCAGACGCTCGATCAGGCGCTCGCCGGCAAGGAGAGTGTCGCCGAAGGCGTGCTGAACACACAAAGTGCGAAAGCGCTGGCCGATCGCGCCGGGGTGGAGCTGCCGATCATCGACGCGACGTATCGCATCCTGTTCGAAGGGCAGGCGCCGCGCGCCGCCGTGGCCGAACTGATGGCGCGCGAACTGCGCGCAGAGCGCGACTGAGATGGCTGGTCCGCAACGGGAACTGGTCCAGGAGTTCTACTCCATCGGTGATGTCTGCTCGCTCACAGAGCTCAAGCCCCATGTGCTGCGGTACTGGGAGAGCCAGTTCAAGCTGCTCAATCCGGCGAAAAATCGCAGCGGAAACCGCGTGTATTCCCGGCGTGAGGTGGAGCTGATCCTGCTGGTGAAGCATCTTCTGTATACCGAGAAGTACACGATCGATGGCGCGAGGCAGAAGCTCGACGAGCATCGTAAGGGCGGCACGCTGCGCCCCGCCGCGCGTGAAGCGCTGGAAGTGGAGGCTCTCGAAAGCCTCGAACGTGAACTTGCGGAACTGCAGGCGCTGCTGGACGATCCGGCGCCTCGACCGACTCGAAATTCTGAGGGATGATGCGCATTCTGCTGAGCAACGACGACGGCATTCTGGCCAAGGGGCTGGGCGTACTGGAACGTGCGGCCGAGTCGTTGGGGGAGCTGCATGTGGTGGCGCCGGATCGTGAACAAAGCGCCACCAGCCATTCGCTGACACTGCACCATCCGCTGCGCCCGGTGCGTCTGGGTGAACGCCGCTGGCAGGTGGACGGCACGCCCACTGACTGCGTGATGCTGGCCTGTGAGGCGTTGCTCGAGGCGCGTCCCGATTTTGTGCTGAGTGGCATCAACCATGGTCCCAACATGGGTGAGGACGTGCTGTACAGCGGCACCGTGGCTGCGGCGATGGAAGGGCTGGCGCTGGGCATTCCGGCCATCGCGCTGTCGTTCGCGGGCAATGTGCTCCGCGCCGATGCGTTGCTGGACACGCAGGTGGGGGCGATCCGCTCCTTGTTGCACCACCTCACCGGGCTGCCGGCGTTTCCGGCGGACACGTTGCTCAATGTGAATCTGCCTGCGGTTCCGGGCGACGAGATTCGTGGTATCCGACTGACTCGGCTTGGTCGCCGGGTGTTCAGTGATTCCATCGCCCGCATGAAGGATCCGTGGGGTCGTGATATCCTGTGGATTGGTGGTGGCTCCGTGGAATGGAGCGGCGCACCAGATTCCGACTTCCGGGCTGTGCACGACGGATACATCTCCGTCACCCCACTGCACCTCGATCTCACGCATCGAGACGTGCTCAATACATCGACCGAATGGTGGCAGGAGCCGTAGAGCCGGAATTCCGCGGGGCGCGTCGTCGTCTGGTGGAAGCCCTGCAGGACAAGGGGATCAAGGATCTCGCACTCCTGCGGGCGGTGGATGCGATCCCGCGTCACCTGTTCGTACCGCCCACGGTGCGGCATCGCGCGTACGAGGACTCGGCGCTGCCGATCGGGAACGGGCAGACCATCTCGCAGCCCTATGTGCATGCGCGATCGGTGGAGCAATTGCTGCTGACCGGCACCGAGCGGGTGCTCGAGATCGGGACCGGCTCCGGCTACCAGACGGCGTTGTTGTCCCATCTGGCGGCGCAGGTGTTTTCGGTGGAGCGATATCGCGAACTGCTCGATCGGGCGCGGCCAATTCTCCAGCAAGCCAACGTGCGTAACGCCTCGTTGTCTCTGGGCGACGGCACGCTGGGCTGGCGGGAGTATGCGCCGTACGATGGAATCGTCGTCAGCGCCGGTGCGCCGCATGTGCCTCCGGCGTTGGAGGAGCAGCTCGCCGAAGGGGGGCGATTGCTGATCCCCGTGGGCAGCAAGGAAGAGCAGATGCTGACCGTGTTCATCAAGCGCGGGGGCCGACTCGAGGGCCGTGACATCACGCCGGTCCGATTCGTCCCCTTGATTGGGGCCGGAGGCTGGCCGGGCTGACCCGGACGTCGCCGGCAGCCGTTTGCTCCCGTGGTTTGCACCACATGCGGTTGTCGGTCATTTTCGCCTATCCGTTGGCAGCGCGGTGAGCTGTGGCGGAGGCGTGCGCCCCACCTCGAGTCCACCCCGAGTTCGCTATGTCCAATCCCTCCACGACTCCGCTTTCCGAATCGGAAGCGCCGTTCCCGCCACGCACGGCGGTGCCGCCCTATGCCGCGCCCGCCTTGCGCGGGGCAGGGAACAATGGGTCGTCGGTACGCTTGGCGGCTCCGTATGTGCCCGCGGCTTGGCGCACGCATCCGCTGGTTGCTTCGGCCGTGTCCGTGCCGCCGACGCTGATCATGGAAGGGGCGTTCCCAACGCCAGCCGGTGTGGAGTCGCTTTTTGGAAGCGAGGCGTCCGCGACCACGATTGATTCGTTTGCGCGGCCTGAGCCGCTCGAGTCGTTGTCGCCGGAGCAGGGGACCTTGGACGATTCGTTGCCGTGGATTGATGCCTTTCTGTCCACCACACCGGTCGTGCCGATGGCCGCCATTGCGGCTGACGAGAACGACGCCGGTGATGTCGACGCCGTGGCACCATTCTATGAAGAGACGTTCGCCACCTCGGCATTCGAAGAAGCTGGCGACCTGGACGATGGAGCGGTGGATGGTGCGGACGTCGTGGCAGACCTCGCGGTGCCAGACCTCGCGGTGCCAGACCTCGCGGTGGAAGCGCCGGTTGTAGAGGTCGCCGAACCGGAGACTGCGTCGTCGGAGGTGATGACGTCAGAAGTGATGACGTCAGAGGTGATCGCGTCCGATGAGGACGTTGCAGCCGAGGTGATCGCGCGCCAGGCCGAGACGCAGGCAGAAGATTGGCCGCTGCAGCAGGCGGCCAGCGAGTTTGATGCCTTGGCGGAGCAACTCGAAGCACTGGCTCCACCTGTGCCCACGGAGCCCGCAGCGCTGTTCGCGGAGCCGGCGCAGCCCGAGCCGCTGCCTGCGTGGAGCGATGACGACATGGTCGACATCATGCCGGTGCGTCAGCCACTGTTCACACCACGCAGCCTGCCAGCCGAACCGGACCATTTGATCGGCGCACAGGCGGCGCATCGCGATGACAACGCCGAAGCTGCTGCGCTGGCTCTTGAACTTCTGGCCGGGCGGGTGCGGGCCGGAGACCTGCCGTTGGCCGGTTACGAACCCCGCATGGGTGACGCCGCGGCCCTCGTGGCGGCACTCGCGGCCTTGCTTGGCGTGAAGCTCCGCTAGCGCCCGTTCCGGTGCTACTTTTTCCCTCATGACACTGCAGCGTCGTCTCGAGGGGACCATTCGGGATGTGCCGGACTTTCCCACTCCGGGCATTCTGTTCAAGGACATCACGCCGGTGCTGGCGGATCCGGTACTGCTGGCCGATGTGATCGATGCGATGGCGGCCCCGTACGCCGGACGCGGCATCACGCACGTGGTGGGCGTCGAGAGCCGAGGCTTTCTGTTCGGAGTTCCGGTGGCGCTGGCGCTCGGCGTTCCGTTTGCTCCAGCCCGCAAGCCGAGCAAACTCCCTTGGCGGACCCAGCGGGAAGCCTACGCCCTCGAGTACCGCAAAGATGTGCTCGAGATGCACGTGGATGCGCTTGGCACGCCGGGTCAGGTGGCGGCTCGCGTCTTGGTGATCGACGACGTGCTGGCGACCGGCGGTACCGCGATGGCCACCTGCCGATTGGTGGAACGCCTGGGTGGGGAAGTCGCCGCGGTGGCCGTGGTCGTGGAACTGGGCTTTTTGAACGGGCGGGCCGCATTGGCCGGACGCGAGGTCCACGCGGTCGTGGGTTTCTAGTCGGCTTGCACGGGGCCGGAGCCATATAGAGGCCGTGACTCCCGGCCCCCACCGCGCATTGATTGTGCGTGGTTTGCCCCCAGGGGAAACATCCCGTTCAAAGCAGCGTAAGTGCCCGTAGGTCATGGGTCATGACTTTGCTTCTCATTCAGCAGAGCAGGCGTTAGGCCTCACTCGGAGGCTCGTCCCGCGTCACCGACGCCGCGTGTTGGATCGAGGTCTTGCCCGAGCCCACGGGGATGGCCAACGTTGTGCATCCAGTCCGTCCAGAGTTCGCCAAGAGGTATGCCGTGTCTCACCGCGCGCCGCCCGAGCCGAACAGCGAAACTCTGCCCGCCGAGGTTGCGGCGCGCCTTTTCGCCCGCGCCAGCGAGCTGGACGTGGCCTACGGCGACAACATCGCCGTGCCTGACCGCCGCGCCATGACCGACCTGCGCGTCGTGGCAGACCTCCGCGCGGCGGCCATAGAGGCGGGCATCTCCGCCCGTGCCTTCGATGCGGCGCTGGCCGAGCTGGCCGGGACCGCGCCTGAGCGCGTGCCCGAGGTTGGTGGAAAGCCGCGGCCCCGTCGGGTATGGGCGCTCGCCGCCGGGGTCATGGCGTTCATCGCGGTCGGTGTCGTCGCCGTCCAGCAGTCGCGGCCGTGGAAGCATTCGGTGCCGACGGTCGACGAAGCGTTCGTGCTTCGCTGCATGACCGCGGACGAGGCCGCCGGCCTGGTACTCCCGGTCCTCGGTGACCCCACCAACAGCCAATTGAAGGCCTCCGCCCAGACGCCTCGCGTGCTCACTGTGCGGACGACGCCGGCACAGATGCGGAACGTGCGCGCGGTGCTTGCAGAGCATGAACCCACCGGGTCGCAGGCTGTTTGCGCGCCACGGTCGGCGTCCAATGTGACCCCGTGAGGCGGCGTTGCAGGCGTTGCCGTTCGGTTGTCGAGCGCGCGGTAGCGGTTGATTGCTTCGACGGCTTTCCGCGAAATCTGCGGGCATAATGAGCAGATGTCTGCCATACGAGGCGCCCTTCCATGCCGGTCTGGGTTCGGGCAGGCCAAGTGTATTGCAGCACTCCGTCGAAGCGACTATCGGGAATGACAACGCGAGCCCATACGCCGTGAAGATTGGCCTCAAAAGGCCCTTCAGACTGACAGCGAGACACTGACAAACTATCTTATCAGGGAATGACGATCTTTCCGGGACAGAACAGAAGACGAAGGGTCGAGAATGAAGCCACAGACAGTACCACCGACGCCGATTCGCTGGGATGAGGATTTCCAGGTGAAAGCGTCTTGACGTAGAGCACGTAAGTCCTTGTAGCTCAGTTGGATAGAGCATCGGTTTCCTAAACCGGGGGTCGCAGGTTCGAATCCTGCCAAGGACGTTTTCAGATATTTCCTGAACTGTCGGCCGGAGGTTCGAATCCTCTCGGGGCACTTCGCTGCACACCATTTTCTGCTATCTTGTCTGACTACCCACGAACGCTTGAATATTCGGCTTCGTGGTCGTTCGAGTCCCTCTTACCGTTGGCATTCACGCATGGCCCAGGCGCCCCGTACCTCGACTACTCCGACTCACAGCGGCGACGACCCGATGGAGTCGGTCGCCAACTGGTTCCAGACGAACGCCAAGCCGATTGCGTACGTGGTCGGTGCCGCTGCTGTGGTGACGGCCGCGATTTTTGTCTATCGGAACATGGCGGAGTCCAAGCGTGAGAAGGCTTCGGCGGCGCTGTATGAGGCGCAGGCCCCCTTCGCACAGGGCAAGTTCGACGAGGCCCAGAAGGCACTGGAGAAGGTGACCAACCAGTATGCCAGCACGTCGTCGGGCCAGCAGGCGGCCGTGCTTCTGGCTCAGGTGCTGTACGAACAGAAGAAGTACGACGAGGGCATCAAGGCGCTCGAGAAGGCATTGGGGAGCTCGGGCACCGAGTTCAAGGCCAGCCTGGAATCGCTGATTGCGGGCGGTTACGAGATGAAGGGCGATTTGGCCAAGGCGGCCGAACACTACGCCAAGGCTGCGTCGGCCTCACCGTTCATGGCTGAAAAGCACGCGTACGAAGCCTCCCAGGCGCGGAGCCTGATGGCGGCCGGCA contains these protein-coding regions:
- a CDS encoding MerR family transcriptional regulator codes for the protein MAGPQRELVQEFYSIGDVCSLTELKPHVLRYWESQFKLLNPAKNRSGNRVYSRREVELILLVKHLLYTEKYTIDGARQKLDEHRKGGTLRPAAREALEVEALESLERELAELQALLDDPAPRPTRNSEG
- a CDS encoding protein-L-isoaspartate(D-aspartate) O-methyltransferase; this translates as MVAGAVEPEFRGARRRLVEALQDKGIKDLALLRAVDAIPRHLFVPPTVRHRAYEDSALPIGNGQTISQPYVHARSVEQLLLTGTERVLEIGTGSGYQTALLSHLAAQVFSVERYRELLDRARPILQQANVRNASLSLGDGTLGWREYAPYDGIVVSAGAPHVPPALEEQLAEGGRLLIPVGSKEEQMLTVFIKRGGRLEGRDITPVRFVPLIGAGGWPG
- a CDS encoding DUF512 domain-containing protein, with protein sequence MVRVTRVDPGSIADELGILPDTELLTVNGRPLDDFLDWEFLTADDAFVVSARLPDGEAVEYDIERVDGEPMGVELAPPTVRRCANRCEFCFIEGLPKGLRKGLYIRDDDYRLSFAYGNFATLSNVKERDIARILEYRLSPLYVSVHATPWESRKLLLNNPRVPNIIEQLTRLAEGGIQFHCQMVIVPGLNDGDVLEQSLTDLWNLGDAVLSIALVPVGVTQFSHLYTGKPMDQANAARILDAVHRWEDRALEERDDRWVFGSDELYLLAESPLPDVEHYGEFAQIENGVGAVTTLRARVTEGLSQLPRLDGRRIGVVTGVSMRALMPPLLEQLTEATGAHFKLIIAENSLFGPTTTTAGLLVGADIRRALEGQVDLDLALIPAECINDNGLFLDEESFIAVRESLPMPVYPSYDFIDALVPEGVSDGDAAVRSAA
- the der gene encoding ribosome biogenesis GTPase Der — encoded protein: MSLPVVAVVGRPNVGKSHLFNRVIGEATAIVSDEAGTTRDRHFGEAEWAGRQFWLVDTGGLVEDSHLLMDTAIRRQVMQAIEEADLMLFVVDAKVGVHPSDARIVDILRNSQKPWMLVANKVDDPASTDFYEFFRLGVTDVYPVSAQNGKGSGDLLDAVVANIPEVEEEERDAVRVAVIGRPNVGKSSFVNRLLGEDRLVVSDESGTTRDAIDAPMRYHDTDLVFVDTAGLRRQSRIDDGVEFYSALRTRRAIDSSDVCILMIDATEGLQNQDLKIATMAWEAGRGLILVINKWDLYEDKTDKSADKFKKEAVEKVPYLKFVPFLFTSAISGQRVTKVLDIVLSVQEQRTRRISTSEVNDALGDLLARLQPPQAAGREVKLNYATQVEIEPPTIAVFGNNPEAIPEHYVRFLHNGFRERWGFTGAPLRIILRRKNS
- the plsY gene encoding glycerol-3-phosphate 1-O-acyltransferase PlsY, which encodes MIALALVVAYVAGSFPTAYLVGRANGVDLRTVGSGNLGATNVQRTLGWRWGLLVYVVDFLKGWLPTLLLPGALGIAGGWPWGVAIGVAAIAGHVKPVFLMGKGGGKGVATASGVFMALAPTATLGAIAAFIVIVAITRYVSLGSLVGALCLALILLFQARAVTPLVAVGFTIAAFVFWTHRENVKRLMRGEERRIGRASTPNGAT
- a CDS encoding CDC27 family protein produces the protein MAQAPRTSTTPTHSGDDPMESVANWFQTNAKPIAYVVGAAAVVTAAIFVYRNMAESKREKASAALYEAQAPFAQGKFDEAQKALEKVTNQYASTSSGQQAAVLLAQVLYEQKKYDEGIKALEKALGSSGTEFKASLESLIAGGYEMKGDLAKAAEHYAKAASASPFMAEKHAYEASQARSLMAAGKLDEARTLWEALAQLDGEPVQQEANIRLGELAVKK
- the surE gene encoding 5'/3'-nucleotidase SurE; translated protein: MRILLSNDDGILAKGLGVLERAAESLGELHVVAPDREQSATSHSLTLHHPLRPVRLGERRWQVDGTPTDCVMLACEALLEARPDFVLSGINHGPNMGEDVLYSGTVAAAMEGLALGIPAIALSFAGNVLRADALLDTQVGAIRSLLHHLTGLPAFPADTLLNVNLPAVPGDEIRGIRLTRLGRRVFSDSIARMKDPWGRDILWIGGGSVEWSGAPDSDFRAVHDGYISVTPLHLDLTHRDVLNTSTEWWQEP
- a CDS encoding adenine phosphoribosyltransferase produces the protein MTLQRRLEGTIRDVPDFPTPGILFKDITPVLADPVLLADVIDAMAAPYAGRGITHVVGVESRGFLFGVPVALALGVPFAPARKPSKLPWRTQREAYALEYRKDVLEMHVDALGTPGQVAARVLVIDDVLATGGTAMATCRLVERLGGEVAAVAVVVELGFLNGRAALAGREVHAVVGF
- a CDS encoding NAD(P)H-dependent glycerol-3-phosphate dehydrogenase; translation: MSTESGSPIRCAVIGAGAWGTAIADRLARNGHAVTLWAREADVVESVNTRHENARFLAGATLHSRLRASSDMADALRGASLVVYAAPSHVLRPVVASGATYVENHAVLSVATKGIERETLALMTDVVASEAPGRAVVAISGPSFAVEVAAQQPTAVVAACDDVSAATFVQSAMSAPEFRVYTSDDVIGVELGGALKNVMALATGILDGLGLGYNPRAALMTRGLAEMTRLGVAIGARAETFAGLAGLGDLVLTCTGALSRNRAVGVAIGEGQTLDQALAGKESVAEGVLNTQSAKALADRAGVELPIIDATYRILFEGQAPRAAVAELMARELRAERD